One Fundulus heteroclitus isolate FHET01 chromosome 11, MU-UCD_Fhet_4.1, whole genome shotgun sequence DNA segment encodes these proteins:
- the LOC105920832 gene encoding odorant receptor 131-2-like — translation MSFSMLNASQSESNMTAVTESQNLLRVVLISTLSTVPSVIFLYINGTILFTLRSKAVFRDTCRYVLLYNLLLADTVQLAQSQVQFLLSVCRVKLAYSLCTVLSMLANLTTGISPLTLVVMPLERYVAVCFPLRHSAIITIRNTTVAVVAIWAVSSLNNLTRVLLFVDFTLDRMEIWHMKDLCSNLALVLDFEHG, via the exons ATGAGTTTCAGCATGTTGAATGCGTCCCAGTCGGAGTCTAACATGACTGCAGTGACTGAGAGTCAGAATCTATTACGGGTAGTTCTGATTTCCACCCTGTCTACGGTCCCGTCCGTCATTTTTCTCTACATTAATGGCACCATCCTGTTCACTCTGAGGAGCAAAGCTGTGTTCCGGGACACGTGTCGCTACGTTCTTCTGTACAACCTCCTTCTGGCAGACACTGTCCAGCTGGCGCAGAGTCAGGTGCAGTTCCTGCTGTCTGTCTGCAGAGTAAAACTGGCGTATTCGCTGTGCACCGTTCTCAGTATGCTAGCCAATCTCACGACTGGGATTTCTCCCCTAACCCTGGTGGTGATGCCTTTAGAGAGATACGTGGCTGTGTGCTTCCCACTGAGGCACTCTGCCATCATCACCATCAGAAACACAACTGTGGCGGTCGTTGCAATCTGGGCTGTCAGTTCATTGAACAACCTCACTCGTGTTCTGTTGTTTGTGGACTTCACTTTAGACAGAATGGAGATCTGGCACATGAAGGACCTTTGTTCTAACCTGGCGTTGGTGCTTG actttgaacatggctga
- the LOC105920831 gene encoding odorant receptor 131-2: MSFVNGSESNGSVALQRQGVLGLVLFGTVTTLPCCVFLFINLTMLVTLRSKAVFRDTSRYALLFGLLCADTVQLAHSQSMFLLSTLRVTLPYPVCAALTVLNHLTLSVSLITLVLMCLERYVAVCFPFRHGAFITAKTTGVAICMVWCFSAIKDITQLSLILSFHFQNVKQVQMLDFCGRESVFVDAVSETFNRAFTYFLLVLGGLTVSFSYAGIIVAARSASTDAASAGRARRTLLLHLLQMGLTLSSTVHNALLIVISTRLDRVVALRVQVVLYVCVIILPKCLSSLIYGLRDRTIRPVLLLNLTCQWRRPF, from the coding sequence ATGTCGTTTGTTAATGGAAGCGAGTCAAACGGCAGCGTGGCTCTGCAGCGTCAGGGCGTTCTGGGGCTGGTCCTCTTTGGCACCGTCACCACGCTGCCCTGCTGCGTCTTCCTCTTCATCAACCTCACCATGCTGGTCACCCTGAGGAGCAAGGCGGTGTTTCGGGACACGTCCCGCTACGCGCTGCTGTTCGGCCTCCTGTGTGCGGACACCGTGCAGCTGGCCCACAGCCAGTCCATGTTCCTGCTGTCCACCCTCAGGGTGACGCTGCCGTATCCCGTCTGCGCGGCGCTCACCGTGCTCAACCACCTGACCCTCAGCGTGTCCCTCATCACGCTGGTGCTCATGTGCCTGGAGAGGTACGTGGCCGTGTGCTTCCCATTCAGGCACGGCGCTTTCATCACCGCCAAAACCACCGGCGTGGCCATTTGCATGGTCTGGTGTTTCAGCGCCATAAAGGACATCACGCAGCTGAGTCTAATTTTaagttttcattttcagaatgTAAAGCAGGTGCAGATGCTTGACTTCTGTGGAAGAGAGAGCGTGTTTGTGGATGCGGTGTCTGAAACCTTTAACAGAGCCTTCACCTACTTCCTGCTGGTGTTAGGAGGACTGACCGTCTCCTTCTCCTACGCCGGCATCATAGTGGCGGCTCGCTCCGCCTCCACGGACGCAGCCTCGGCCGGCAGGGCCCGCAGGACGCTGCTGCTGCACCTGCTGCAGATGGGCCTCACCTTGTCCTCCACGGTGCACAACGCGCTGCTCATAGTCATCTCCACCAGGCTGGACAGGGTGGTGGCTCTGCGTGTGCAGGTTGTCCTCTACGTCTGTGTGATCATCCTGCCTAAGTGTCTGAGCTCGCTGATCTACGGCCTCAGAGACAGAACCATCAGGCCCGTCCTCTTACTCAACCTCACCTGTCAGTGGAGACGGCCTTTCTGA